Proteins encoded together in one Halalkaliarchaeum sp. AArc-CO window:
- a CDS encoding molybdopterin biosynthesis protein, which produces MSDRKQFRDLATPEEAREAIASLELTGDPESVPLTEARGRVLAERIDAGRDVPGFDRASMDGYAVRARDTFGADEAAPAVLDLVGEIHAGEEPDATVDPGTCVEISTGAVMPPGADAVVMVERTDPVDGGDGIAVRTAVAPGDHVMLAGADIAAGARALGPGTRLTPREIGLLSALGVEEVPVRGRPTVGIVSTGDELVRPGEPLNDDRGEIYDVNSYTIATAVEEAGGTAKLYPNVGDDDEEMERLLSQAADECDLVVSSGSTSASAVDVIYRVIERRGELLLHGVAVKPGKPMLVGRLDRKDGGESAYVGLPGYPVSALTIFRTFLAPALREAAGIPEPETATVTGRMAVEQRHGEGRLRFLPVGLLDVEGSTEPAAEESEPLVYPVDKGSGATTSLVEADGVVAIDPDTDYLDAGERVEVELFSPDVRPPTLLGVGEDDPALNRLLDELDRPRYLPVGTREGLRRLRDGLPDVVVTAGPVRRSVDAVELGGWTREWGLIVPQDNPDDVRGLGDLLDRDLAFRNRTSDSGLRTALEAEIDTLAGERGFDSEEAIDEIDGFTLESRAFESPARAVAAGDADVGIGLRATATELGLGFVPIGIQEVRVRANPERTEKPSVVRLESALTGEDHLAGLDGFESADDS; this is translated from the coding sequence GTGAGCGACCGAAAGCAGTTCCGCGATCTCGCCACCCCGGAGGAGGCGAGGGAAGCGATCGCGTCGCTCGAGTTGACGGGCGATCCGGAATCGGTCCCCCTCACGGAGGCCCGGGGACGGGTGCTCGCCGAACGGATCGACGCCGGACGCGACGTCCCGGGGTTCGACCGGGCGTCGATGGACGGCTACGCGGTCCGAGCGCGCGACACCTTCGGCGCGGACGAGGCGGCCCCGGCGGTGCTCGATCTCGTGGGCGAGATCCACGCCGGCGAGGAGCCGGACGCGACCGTCGATCCGGGAACCTGCGTCGAGATCTCCACCGGGGCGGTGATGCCCCCGGGTGCCGACGCCGTCGTGATGGTCGAGCGCACGGATCCGGTGGACGGCGGCGACGGGATCGCGGTCAGGACCGCCGTCGCACCGGGCGACCACGTGATGCTCGCTGGCGCGGACATCGCCGCCGGCGCCCGTGCGCTCGGCCCGGGGACGCGGCTCACCCCCCGGGAGATCGGCCTGCTGTCGGCGCTGGGCGTCGAGGAAGTTCCTGTCCGGGGTCGGCCGACCGTCGGGATCGTCTCGACCGGCGACGAGCTCGTCCGGCCGGGCGAACCGCTGAACGACGATCGGGGGGAGATTTACGACGTCAACAGCTACACGATCGCTACGGCCGTCGAGGAAGCGGGCGGGACCGCAAAGCTATACCCCAACGTCGGCGACGACGACGAGGAGATGGAACGGTTGCTCTCGCAGGCGGCCGACGAGTGTGACCTCGTCGTTTCCTCGGGATCGACCTCGGCGAGTGCCGTCGACGTCATCTATCGGGTGATTGAACGGCGGGGAGAACTCCTGTTGCACGGCGTCGCAGTCAAGCCCGGCAAGCCGATGCTCGTCGGGCGGCTGGACCGCAAAGACGGCGGTGAATCCGCGTACGTCGGCCTCCCGGGCTACCCCGTGTCCGCGCTTACCATCTTCCGGACGTTCCTCGCGCCGGCCCTGCGCGAGGCCGCCGGCATCCCGGAACCCGAGACCGCGACCGTCACCGGCCGGATGGCCGTCGAACAGCGCCACGGCGAGGGGCGGCTCCGGTTCCTCCCGGTCGGACTTCTGGATGTCGAGGGATCCACAGAACCCGCGGCCGAAGAGAGTGAACCGCTCGTCTATCCGGTCGACAAGGGCTCGGGGGCGACGACGAGCCTCGTCGAGGCCGACGGCGTGGTCGCGATCGACCCGGATACCGACTACCTTGATGCCGGCGAGCGCGTCGAGGTAGAGCTGTTCTCCCCGGACGTCCGCCCGCCGACACTTCTGGGCGTCGGGGAGGACGATCCCGCGCTCAACCGGCTGCTCGACGAGCTCGACCGGCCGCGGTACCTCCCGGTCGGCACGCGGGAGGGTCTCCGGCGGCTCCGGGACGGGCTTCCGGACGTGGTCGTCACCGCCGGCCCGGTGCGCCGATCGGTCGACGCGGTCGAGCTCGGCGGGTGGACGCGGGAGTGGGGGCTGATCGTCCCGCAGGACAACCCGGACGATGTACGGGGGCTCGGTGACCTGCTCGATCGGGACCTCGCGTTCCGCAACCGGACGAGCGACTCCGGACTGCGAACCGCTCTCGAGGCCGAGATCGACACCCTCGCCGGCGAGCGGGGGTTCGACAGCGAGGAGGCCATCGACGAAATCGACGGGTTCACCCTCGAATCGCGGGCGTTCGAGAGCCCGGCCCGTGCGGTCGCCGCCGGCGACGCCGACGTCGGGATCGGCCTCCGGGCGACCGCGACGGAACTGGGGCTCGGGTTCGTTCCGATCGGGATCCAGGAGGTCCGCGTCCGTGCGAACCCCGAGCGAACCGAAAAGCCGAGCGTCGTCCGTCTCGAATCTGCCCTGACGGGTGAGGATCACCTGGCCGGTCTCGACGGGTTCGAATCCGCGGACGATTCGTGA